One Coccinella septempunctata chromosome X, icCocSept1.1, whole genome shotgun sequence genomic window carries:
- the LOC123322277 gene encoding uncharacterized protein LOC123322277, with amino-acid sequence MYLGEIVDIERGITSAKIPAIRALHIICFGSEGENYKRRRALRNFAGFSWGIESQEHKEHLELVSKELTAADLTAICGILNLSYDGSTEEVAKRICDFLASPTEITNDEEDRESEDEWSSLVSTQSRIERNGGENREGRSCFSLTFRDVEDSIRPLSGNDDYPVSRWINDFEGIASLTNWTDLQMLLFAKRSLTGLAKLFVQSQSGVKT; translated from the coding sequence ATGTATTTAGGCGAAATAGTCGATATTGAGCGCGGAATCACGAGCGCGAAGATTCCAGCCATAAGGGCTCTTCATATCATTTGTTTCGGCTCTGAAGGGGAGAATTACAAGAGACGTCGAGCTCTACGTAATTTTGCTGGGTTTTCTTGGGGAATAGAATCTCAAGAACATAAAGAGCATTTAGAGCTGGTCTCAAAGGAGTTGACTGCGGCAGATTTGACAGCTATTTGTGGAATATTGAATTTATCGTACGATGGGTCGACCGAAGAAGTAGCCAAGAGAATATGTGATTTTCTAGCTTCTcccactgaaatcacaaacgATGAGGAGGATAGGGAATCGGAAGATGAGTGGAGCTCCTTGGTTTCCACTCAAAGCCGAATTGAGCGTAATGGGGGCGAAAATCGAGAAGGTAGAAGTTGCTTTTCGCTTACGTTTAGAGATGTTGAAGACTCTATACGTCCATTAAGCGGAAATGACGACTATCCGGTTTCTAGGTGGATTAACGATTTCGAAGGAATCGCAAGCTTGACGAACTGGACGGATCTTCAGATGTTGCTGTTCGCAAAAAGATCACTTACGGGATTGGCGAAGTTGTTTGTGCAATCCCAGTCGGGCGTTAAGACGTAG